The stretch of DNA TGAGTCGCCCCGGTTGTACCGACCCGCCCAAGCCAAGCCGTCGATGTCGCACCTGCTGCAGCTGTGGCGACGAAATCAGACGGTCGTGCTTTGGAACCATGATCCGAGCGACGCGGATTCTCCTTCCTCTGCAAAGTTATCCTTAACGCTAGCGAAAAACCCCATCCGAGGTGGAGACATCGTGCGGCTGCATGCCACCGCACCCCACACAGCAGCAGCGCTGGACAAGATGATTCCCGGCGCCAAACGCTGCGGTCTGGAATTTGGCACCCCACTGGCTTGGCTGGATTCCCCTTCCCAATCCCCAGCAGATATTCACGCCGGCCACTGATTGCGTTATAAGCAAATCTCACGCATGTCCCCGGTCCCCTCAGCCTCCGGCGGGGCTGCACAGAAGCAAGAAAATAGAAACACGGGCGCACCCAACCGCGTCGAATTCGAACTCCCATCAGGTTTTCCGAAAACAAATAAATAAGGAACGTTTCCAGTGGCAAAATATTTGGTGACCGGCGGTGCGGGATTCATTGGCTCACATATTGCCGAGCGATTGGTCAAACGGGGCGATCAGGTGCGGGTCTACGATAATCTCAGCACGGGCACGACCGAAAACTTCGCTCATTTGGGCGATGCGGTGGAATTCGTCGAAGGAGACCTGCAGGACGTCGACAAGATGGCGGCGGCGGTCGAAGGGATCGACGTGGTGTTCCACCAAGGCGCATTGGCGTCGGTGCCGCGGAGCATTGACCGTCCGCTTGATACGCACGATGCCTGTGTCACCGGCACGGTGGTCTTGCTCGATAGCTGTCGTAAGGCGGGAGTGCGGCGCGTGGTTTATGCCGCCTCCAGCAGCGCCTACGGAGACTCGCCAATCATGCCCAAAGCTGAAGCCCATTTGCCCGGACCGCTTTCGCCATATGCCGCTGCGAAACTCGCCGGCGAATTGTATTGCCAAGCCTTCGCCAATTCGTACGACCTGGAGACGGTGCGGATTCGTTACTTCAATGTCTTCGGTCCTCGCCAGGATCCAAACAGTCCGTACTCAGCCGTCATCCCGCTGTTTGTCGCCGCACTGTTGCGCGGCGAACGTCCCACCATTTACGGCGACGGCGAACAGTCGCGCGACTTTACATTTGTCGGTAACGTCGCGGACGCCAACCTGTTGGCAGCTGAGGCCGCAGCGGAAAAAGTTTCAGGCAATGTCTACAACGTCGCCTGCGGTGGCAGTTTGAGTGTCAATGACCTCTTGCGGGCCATCTGCGATTCGCTGAATAAACCCTTCGATCCGATCTATGCTCCGGCGCGCACGGGAGACGTCAAGAACTCCTGGGCCGACATCTCCGCTGCTCAACGCGATTTAGGCTACAACCCGGAAATCGATTTCGAGACCGGGCTGAAGGATACAATTGACTATTACGTGAGCTTGGCGACAACAGCCAATGCGTGACTTAGGTGATTGGTGCTTGCGAACTGTGGTCGTTACCTAAATCGCAACGTCCGGAAAAAACACACAGCTGTCAGGGTCGCGCTAATCGGCACGGAAGTCGGGTCGTTGCGCGGAAACATGACTGGGGAAACGCGAGAGGATGCAATAATCCATCATTTGCGTTGCGGATTCTCATCATTCCCACTGCAAAGGGTCGATTCCTAAGGTAAGGTGTTTGTAGGGCGAAAACCCTCACCCCGGCCCTCTCCCAGAGGGAGAAGGGGTATGTGTTGCCTCACTGGTCTGTTGTTTGTTTTCCTTTGCACAATGTGGAAGCGGTCCTCCTCGACCGTTGTAAACGATGCCTATTCTTGCCCAAGAACCTGAACTCTACCCGGACAATTTGTTCGAGGCGATTCAGGTCGATACTGCGCAGGATCGGAAATGGTTTGCAGTGCACACGCGACCGCGCAGTGAGAAAAGTCTCGCGCGGCGGCTCGTCCGAGACGACATCTGGTTTCATCTGCCGGTGCAACAACACCAGTACCGCACCCCCAAGGGGCGCAAGTGCACGTCGTATCTGCCGCTGTTTCCGAGTTATCTGTTCATCTATGGGGATCACACGGACCGGTTTCGCGCCATGCTGACCGACCGCATCATCCGCATTCTGGATGTTCCCGACGGCCAGCAGTTGACGTTTGATTTGCGTCAAGTGCAGCAAGCACTGGAATCAGGCGCCACCGTGCGTCCGCAATCCAAACTGATCCCCGGCGCGCAGGTCCGCGTGACCAGCGGCCCATTCGAGAACCTCGAAGGCCGCATCGTCAAACGCCAAACCGGCGACGTGCTGTTAGTCGCCGTGCATTACCTGCAACAGGGCATCACGATTTCGCTGGAAGATTGCCAGATCGAAGCGATCTAACGTACGCCCAACTTGTCGGACATTGCTGTCGAATTGCCCCGAATTCGCTTCATGACGTCGCCAGTTTGCTTTATACTGCATCCGCTCGATACGCTTCGAAACATCGAAAGGATTAGCATGTTTTTCCGCCGCGCTGCGCTCTGCTTGTTGCTCTTGGCTGGCACTTGCTCCATCACCCAAGCGGATGAGAATCCGGGGGATTGGTTTTCGGACGATGCGATCATTGTCGTTCGCGTGCGCCAACCGAAGGCGACGATGGCTAAGGTCGTTTCGTTTGTCTATTCGGCTGCACCGATGTATACGCCGCTGCTCTTAAGCAATGAATCGGATATTCTAGAATTCACGAACGAACCGCTATTCAAAGCAACGGACCTGGATCACGACTTTTGGTGGGCGATGTTTAACGATGAGGCTGGCGAGGCTGTGTCCGCCTTCATCGTGCGAACGCGCGACGATGATGAAGTGATCAATGAGTTAAATGAGTTGATTGCGGACGACGCTTCGGAAAGCGTTTTGAGGCACGGTCGGTACGTGATCATTGCCACTGCACAACCGACGCTTGACCAAATTCAAAAACGGATTGACGGTCAGGGGACCTCATGGAGGGAGTCGATCTCGCCCGAACAAAAGAAAACCTTTGAGACCGGCGACCTATCCGTCCACGTGAATACTAGGCATGTTTATGACATTGTTCGGAAAAATGCGGATGATGATGTGGTGGCACATAAAGAGTTTAGGAACTCTCTCACCCAAATGCTTTTTAATGCGTATGACGAAGAGGCCGTTCTGAAGTTCGTCAGCCGTGAAATCCTGGAAAAAGGTGCTGATGCGATTGTGGGCGCCGCCGGAGTAGCGATCAGTGCTACGGTCGATCACACCGGCATCGAGACCGAAATCTTGATTGACCATGATCTGGATCGAGAGAATGTAAAACAGAAACCACACGCATTGTCCAATTTTCAGGTGCTCCACCGCATGCCGCCGGACCGCCAATGTTATGTAGCGGGAACGGCGCCGATTCCTAGCCCGGCAGGTTGGTTTCTCAATGTCATCGATGTTGATAATCATGACGACAAAGATGCCCCCACGCTAACCGAACAAGGAAAGATCCAACGCCGGTTGAGAAAATTGAAATACGGACAATGGTCCGTCGCATTTTCGTTGCCGACGATCACGTTGCCTGAATTTCGTTTGGACGAGGTCGCTGAAATTGAGAATCCGCAAGCACACCGGCTCATGAACAACAATCTGGCCATCATACAAACGCAGTTTAAGGAGTTCCGTGAGAAACGGGCCTACGAATTGTTGGATGGCGTCGAACAATTTGGTGATCGCACCGCTGACATACATCGCATCACCTACAAAAAATCAGATGAGGAGAATGAGGACACTCACGCGAAAATCTACGGCAGCAACGGTTTAGTCTCCCGTTGTGTGTACGAAGGCAATTTGTTTGTCAATACGATCGGCGGCGGGATACAAGCCATGCAGGAGGCGCTGCAGCGAACGCACGCAACCGATATCGCCAATTTACGACCAGGACTCGCCGCGACACGAACCAAACTCCCGGAAAATAGCAGCTTTATCCTCTTGTTGGATGCGGCAAGTGTATTTGCCTCACTGACCCAATTAGATGAGGGCGTAGCGAACCACGAGGGCAAGCTTGGCGAGATCGTTGATCTGGGTATCAAAATGGCAAAGCCAACTCAATCATTTTGCGGCGTTGCGTTCGCATTGGAGTCGGAACAGGCACGGTTGAATCTGTACGTTCCAATCGAACAGCTCAGAACCAATTCCCCCTTTTTTTTCATGATGTTTGCAGGTGAATTCCTCTAAGGCCGCAATGTTGCCAAGACAATCGATTCTCCCGCACGGCCATTTTTGATCCAACCACACGGTTTTCTCGTTACCGTTCTACGCGTCGCGCCGGTATACTCACCTTCAGGCGATAACGCGTGATAGGTCCGCTTTGGGTCCCCCCGTTTCGCCCGTTGGAATACAAGGAAACCTTGCCATGTTACGAAGATGCGCCGCGATCGCTTGTTCGCTTGTTCTGGTCCTCACCTCCGCTGCGGCGGCTGTGGAGCATCCTGCTGAGTTGTTCTCCGACGACGTGTCGTTGATCATCCGCCTGAAAAATCCGCAGGCCACCACGAAAAATGTAGCGGAATTCGCCGAAGTGATTGATCCCGGTTTCGGGCAGATGGTCACCGCCAGTGCTCAGGGGCTGGGACCGATTATTTCCAATCCCACATTGGCGGGAGTTGATCAGGAAAAAGATTGGTGGGTTGGTGTGTTCGCCTCTGACCAGGGGCGACCGACGCTGGTGTTTGTGATCCCCGCCAAAGACACGCAGGCGATGCAAGAAGCCGTTGCTGCTAGGGAAGGGGTCACGTTTCTGGCGCACGAGTCGTGGGGGATTTATTCCGCCGATTCGTGGACGATGGACAGCGTCCGCGCCTGCATCGACGGCAAAAAGAAGCCACTGGTTGCCAGCGTGGATCAGGCGCTGCGCGAGACCTTCGAGCGGGGCGACCTGTCGGTGTTTCTCCATGTCACGCAATTGGCAAAAGTCTTCGATGCCGATATTGCCAAGGCCAAAGATGAATTGGCGGCCCTTGCGGACAACGCTCCTCCGGGAGAGGAAGCCATGCTGGAGATCTACCTGGATTTGGCGCAACCGCTGTTCCAATCGCTGGAAGATGCCACCGGCGCCGTTGTGACGCTCACCGTCAATCAACAAGGGGCGACCTTGGAAGCATTGGGCAAAGCCAAGGAGGGGTCCGAGACCGCCAAGCTTCTCGAAGAGGCCCCGTCGGAGAACGCGCTGCTCACCAAGTTACCCGAGGGCGGACAAGCCTACTACGCGATCAGTTCCATTCCCCAAGCGCTGCAAGATTGGAGCATCAAGATGATGGACCTCTCCGCCCAGCTTTCTGACGGGAATGCTGAAGAGTTAGATAAAATCAAAGTCGTCATGCGGCGGATGCAGAAATTAAAGTTGGGTGGGTTGGCGGGCATGTTCGCCGTCACGGCCGAAGGCGACGAAGCTGGCGTGCGGACCGCTTCCATTATGGAAGTCGCCAAACCGAAACAGATGCGCTTGCTGACCAAGGAACTGATGACCGCACAGTCGGGACTGACGATAAGCGGAGTCGAAACAAACTATGAACTGACCGAAGACGCTGAGACATTTGGGAAATACAAGGCCGATACACTCAAAGTCGAACAAACCTTCGAACAGAATCCCTTCCTCGATCCGAACCGCATGATGGAAGTGTTCTTCGGCGAAGAGGGGATGTTCAGCCGCACTGTCTATACCGAGACGCAAGTCATTCAAGCCATGGGGAGCAGCAAGGAGCCGATGGCAAAAATACTGGAGCGCCTGGCCCAGACCGATCCTCCCGCACTGAGTCCTGAATTGCAGGTCACCCGTGAGGCATTATCCAAAAAAGCGAATCTGATCGGCATGATTGACTTGCCCAGTACGTTCTCTCGCGTGGCACGGTTGTTTCTCAATAGCGGTGTTTTTCCGCTTCCCTTCGATCCGGAAGCTATTTCCCTCACCGAAACGACCTCCTTTTTCGGGATTTCACTCGCCACCGAGTCGCAGGGGGCCCGCGCCAAAGTCTATCTCCCTGCGGAGCAGGCCAAACAGTCGTATTTGTTCGGCATGGAGGTCTATGAGGCCTTCCTCAGCATGCAGCAACAGCAATTCTAACCCCCGCACTTAGCGGCCCGCACAACGCGGGTGGCTGCCGTTTCCCTCTCGACCTCACTGGTGAAATCCCATGCAGTCTTGCTTATCCTCGCCCCGTCTCGTCAGCCGTCGCCGGGTTTGCGCAATTGTCGTGTTCGTTGGAATTGCGGCAATTCTCCCGGGAAATCTCGGTCAAATCGTGGCCGCCGACCCCGAACCATTGAGCGTCAAGCTGATCATTGACTACAATGACGGGGTTGAGAAGCATTTCACCGCCATCCCCTGGAAAAAAGGGATGACCGTTATGGATGCGATGCGGTACGCAAAGCGCGGGAAGCATGGCATCGATTTCAAGTTTTCCGGCAACGGCGACACAGCGTTTCTGACGCAAATCGACGACCTGAAAAACGAGGGTGGCGGCGAGGGAAAGAAAAACTGGATCCTGCGCGTCAATAAAAAACTGGCGACGGAGAGTTTCGGCGTCTTCGAGTTAAAATCTGGAGACGTCATACGCTGGCAATTCGAGGTTTTTAAGTTATGAGAGCAGACTTAAGCATGCGCGGGGAAACAGC from Symmachiella dynata encodes:
- a CDS encoding SDR family oxidoreductase, producing the protein MAKYLVTGGAGFIGSHIAERLVKRGDQVRVYDNLSTGTTENFAHLGDAVEFVEGDLQDVDKMAAAVEGIDVVFHQGALASVPRSIDRPLDTHDACVTGTVVLLDSCRKAGVRRVVYAASSSAYGDSPIMPKAEAHLPGPLSPYAAAKLAGELYCQAFANSYDLETVRIRYFNVFGPRQDPNSPYSAVIPLFVAALLRGERPTIYGDGEQSRDFTFVGNVADANLLAAEAAAEKVSGNVYNVACGGSLSVNDLLRAICDSLNKPFDPIYAPARTGDVKNSWADISAAQRDLGYNPEIDFETGLKDTIDYYVSLATTANA
- a CDS encoding DUF4430 domain-containing protein, giving the protein MFVGIAAILPGNLGQIVAADPEPLSVKLIIDYNDGVEKHFTAIPWKKGMTVMDAMRYAKRGKHGIDFKFSGNGDTAFLTQIDDLKNEGGGEGKKNWILRVNKKLATESFGVFELKSGDVIRWQFEVFKL
- the nusG gene encoding transcription termination/antitermination protein NusG, with protein sequence MPILAQEPELYPDNLFEAIQVDTAQDRKWFAVHTRPRSEKSLARRLVRDDIWFHLPVQQHQYRTPKGRKCTSYLPLFPSYLFIYGDHTDRFRAMLTDRIIRILDVPDGQQLTFDLRQVQQALESGATVRPQSKLIPGAQVRVTSGPFENLEGRIVKRQTGDVLLVAVHYLQQGITISLEDCQIEAI